A window of Paenibacillus polygoni contains these coding sequences:
- a CDS encoding HIT family protein, protein MKGRSMMCCLGCKLANHVMETNVVYEDDLITCILDIDPLNEGHTLILPKRHYKDLEEIDKVTIISIMDAAVIISIALKEIYQPDGISTIQNGGEFNDLDHYHMHVFPRYKNDGFGWVEPINKSQTPLDQVKERIVDKLNAISM, encoded by the coding sequence ATGAAAGGGAGGTCAATGATGTGTTGTCTTGGATGCAAACTTGCAAATCATGTAATGGAAACAAATGTTGTCTATGAAGACGATTTAATTACTTGTATTTTGGACATTGACCCATTGAATGAAGGACATACGTTAATCTTACCAAAAAGACATTATAAAGATCTCGAAGAGATCGATAAGGTAACTATTATTTCCATCATGGACGCAGCAGTAATCATATCTATAGCTCTAAAAGAAATTTATCAACCTGATGGAATATCGACCATTCAAAATGGTGGGGAATTTAACGATTTAGATCATTATCACATGCATGTATTTCCAAGATACAAGAATGATGGATTTGGATGGGTAGAACCAATAAATAAATCTCAAACTCCATTGGACCAAGTAAAGGAAAGGATAGTTGATAAATTAAATGCAATTAGTATGTAA
- a CDS encoding phosphotransferase enzyme family protein has product MVERSVLNQILDLLGYTSSTIRLIGGYFDNVYEIAAEFPLVIKIFNREMNSEEDILSEIEWTQFLSNHGLSVIEPILVKGLYINNLSESMFFVAYKRARGNHIDINNKEVWNSRLFNLWGQGMGTMHSLSKLYKGKRPEWHKQEIYQVNLKDLDPKINDLWNNYLAELKTMNTSKDIYGIIHGDLHQQNLLYDNEEVTFIDFGDSEYGWFAYDIAISIYHASQSIEEKENRCKFATSFCQSFIDGYAKVNSTSEIINKIDFFINFRHLYSYVYHNHYLDKTNINMKQLDYLDKMKKSLINQTSYFEKSLLL; this is encoded by the coding sequence ATGGTTGAAAGATCTGTATTAAATCAGATTCTCGATTTATTAGGTTACACTTCATCAACGATTCGTTTGATTGGCGGATATTTTGACAACGTATATGAAATTGCTGCTGAATTTCCCTTGGTTATTAAGATCTTTAATAGGGAGATGAATAGCGAAGAAGATATTTTATCAGAGATTGAATGGACTCAGTTTTTAAGTAACCATGGTCTTAGTGTAATTGAACCTATATTAGTAAAAGGGCTTTACATAAACAATTTGTCCGAAAGTATGTTTTTCGTTGCTTATAAGAGAGCAAGGGGAAACCATATTGATATAAATAATAAAGAAGTATGGAATAGTAGATTATTTAACCTGTGGGGACAGGGAATGGGGACTATGCATTCTCTATCGAAGCTTTATAAAGGAAAGAGACCTGAATGGCACAAGCAAGAAATTTACCAAGTGAATTTGAAGGATCTAGATCCTAAGATTAATGATCTATGGAACAACTATCTTGCTGAATTAAAAACGATGAATACTTCTAAGGATATCTATGGAATCATACATGGCGATCTTCACCAACAAAATTTGCTATATGATAATGAGGAGGTAACATTTATTGATTTTGGAGATAGTGAATATGGTTGGTTTGCATATGACATAGCAATCTCCATATATCATGCTTCACAATCTATTGAAGAAAAAGAGAATAGATGTAAGTTTGCAACTTCATTTTGTCAATCATTCATTGATGGATATGCAAAGGTAAACTCTACGAGTGAAATAATCAATAAAATAGATTTTTTTATTAATTTTAGACATCTCTACTCTTATGTCTATCACAATCATTATTTAGATAAAACGAATATAAACATGAAACAATTAGATTATCTAGATAAAATGAAAAAGTCGTTAATTAATCAGACTTCATATTTTGAAAAATCGTTACTATTGTAG
- a CDS encoding DUF4865 family protein encodes MIAMQYKITLPSDYDMGIIRDRVQNNGYKTDGFEDLKSKLYLITELGNNKCLQNSYCPLYLWKNSSGLNKFLFNGYYDNILKSFGWQHVNIGIPLIDNTTDKIKESKYVFEISKTIQPQESLDNLTDIILNEIPMLDQTEYTIIYNPDKWEYSVFYFNEDVDKFADLNGVVYTVLHVST; translated from the coding sequence ATGATAGCTATGCAATATAAGATCACATTACCAAGCGATTATGATATGGGGATAATCAGAGATAGAGTACAAAATAATGGTTATAAGACAGACGGTTTTGAGGATTTAAAGTCAAAACTATATCTTATAACAGAATTAGGAAACAACAAATGTTTACAAAATAGTTATTGCCCACTCTATCTTTGGAAGAATAGCAGCGGATTAAATAAATTCCTGTTTAACGGTTATTATGACAACATATTAAAATCCTTTGGATGGCAACATGTCAATATAGGAATCCCTTTGATCGACAATACTACTGATAAAATTAAAGAGAGTAAATACGTATTTGAAATTTCAAAAACAATACAGCCACAAGAAAGTTTGGATAACTTAACAGATATCATTCTAAATGAGATTCCTATGTTAGATCAAACAGAATATACAATAATATATAACCCAGATAAATGGGAGTATAGTGTGTTTTATTTTAACGAAGACGTTGATAAATTCGCCGATTTAAATGGAGTAGTGTATACCGTGCTGCATGTCTCTACATAG
- a CDS encoding GNAT family N-acetyltransferase, translating into MLTIRFVSNDDIPHIQSIARETWIFTYGDIYPMEYIDHFLSKAYSYENLSLSVERDLHNAKRSFLIAEFNNEVVGYAQTRQVNEEDYELLRIYVRPGYHKQGIGNGFIEEFVHVLKPIKKLFAWVAKDNHIGRAFYEKKGFKEVEEKVETIDGNSKIQTKYELEIK; encoded by the coding sequence ATGCTTACAATTAGATTTGTCTCAAATGATGATATCCCACATATTCAATCGATCGCACGTGAAACATGGATTTTTACTTATGGAGACATTTACCCAATGGAATATATTGATCATTTTCTAAGTAAAGCTTATTCTTATGAGAATTTAAGCCTGTCGGTAGAGAGAGATCTTCACAATGCGAAACGGAGCTTCTTAATAGCGGAATTTAATAATGAAGTCGTTGGATATGCTCAAACAAGACAAGTGAATGAAGAAGATTATGAACTACTAAGAATCTATGTACGGCCTGGATATCATAAACAAGGAATAGGAAATGGATTCATTGAAGAATTTGTTCATGTTTTAAAACCGATAAAAAAACTATTTGCTTGGGTTGCGAAAGACAACCATATAGGAAGAGCATTTTATGAGAAAAAAGGATTTAAAGAGGTCGAAGAAAAGGTGGAAACAATAGATGGAAACAGTAAAATACAAACCAAATATGAATTGGAGATTAAATGA
- a CDS encoding GNAT family N-acetyltransferase: protein MRYSIRPIIEKDVPFLWDMLYESLYVPKGREPFNRNVIKEPFLSKYVEDWGREGDLGYIAVNDEGLSLGSITARFFNEDNKGFGYAGHDVPELGMALKEEYRGIGIGKALLQMMIDGLKEKEIKKVSLSVDPENSDAMKLYRRFGFKEVGMVDTSITMVLEL, encoded by the coding sequence ATGAGATATTCCATCAGACCTATAATAGAGAAAGATGTGCCTTTTTTATGGGATATGTTGTATGAATCATTATATGTTCCGAAAGGACGAGAACCTTTTAATAGAAATGTGATTAAGGAACCTTTTCTATCTAAGTATGTGGAAGATTGGGGTAGAGAAGGAGATCTAGGATACATTGCAGTAAATGATGAAGGATTGTCTTTAGGATCGATCACTGCTCGATTTTTTAATGAAGATAATAAAGGGTTTGGATATGCAGGTCATGATGTACCAGAGCTTGGTATGGCTCTGAAAGAGGAATATAGAGGAATAGGAATCGGAAAGGCACTGTTACAAATGATGATTGATGGGCTTAAGGAGAAGGAAATAAAGAAAGTATCATTAAGTGTAGATCCTGAAAATAGTGATGCAATGAAATTATATCGACGATTTGGATTTAAAGAAGTTGGCATGGTGGATACATCAATTACTATGGTTTTAGAGCTGTAA
- a CDS encoding AAA family ATPase, translating to MSGPAGVGKSTTSRRLVETLNRSAYISGDAISHFPVNGRGKPWLDKSTLDLTWKNILSITMNLLDYKYDVVIDYVSFPKEVKWLASGLNNREVRIVYVVLLVDKETIIFRDQLRPEEERMGERSLILLDEFENDSELMDVNKLYTHEYKIEQLAEIIDGILQDDKYILR from the coding sequence ATCTCTGGACCAGCCGGGGTAGGTAAATCTACAACATCGCGAAGACTTGTGGAGACGCTAAATAGAAGTGCATATATATCTGGAGATGCGATAAGTCATTTTCCAGTGAATGGTCGTGGTAAACCATGGCTTGATAAAAGTACTCTAGATTTAACATGGAAAAATATATTAAGCATAACTATGAATCTATTAGATTATAAATATGATGTTGTGATAGATTATGTCTCATTCCCTAAAGAAGTAAAATGGCTTGCATCAGGTTTGAATAATAGAGAAGTCAGAATTGTATATGTTGTACTTTTAGTAGATAAAGAAACGATAATTTTTAGGGATCAGTTAAGACCGGAAGAAGAGCGAATGGGAGAGCGAAGTTTGATTCTTTTAGATGAGTTTGAGAATGATTCTGAATTAATGGATGTTAACAAGCTCTATACACATGAATATAAAATAGAGCAATTAGCTGAAATTATAGATGGGATTTTGCAGGATGATAAATATATCCTTAGATAA
- a CDS encoding 3-hydroxyacyl-ACP dehydratase FabZ family protein produces the protein MQMIDIQSVIPHRYPFLMIDRIIEIEEKRWAKGYKNVTGNEWFITQPSNRMPSMMIVEALAQLGAFALTSREKNLGFLSSLNGIEFLGDAYPGDRIELYYEVVKSRKGFVLGRGEAAIGDQVIIKAEEIMIYIQTDNNIK, from the coding sequence ATACAGATGATCGATATTCAAAGCGTAATTCCACATCGATATCCATTTCTAATGATAGATCGAATTATAGAGATAGAAGAGAAAAGATGGGCTAAAGGATATAAGAATGTGACTGGGAACGAATGGTTTATTACTCAACCAAGTAATCGTATGCCAAGCATGATGATCGTGGAGGCATTAGCGCAATTAGGAGCATTTGCCTTAACCAGTAGAGAGAAGAATTTGGGTTTTCTTTCATCATTGAATGGTATAGAGTTCCTAGGTGATGCTTATCCAGGGGATCGAATTGAATTGTATTATGAAGTTGTAAAGAGTAGAAAAGGGTTTGTTTTGGGTAGAGGGGAGGCCGCTATCGGAGACCAAGTAATTATCAAGGCCGAAGAAATTATGATTTATATACAAACAGATAACAACATCAAATAA
- a CDS encoding YrvL family regulatory protein translates to MNKMKRIMIPFVIVLIILVGLTIFEFFVLHLLGLQYKSAGGLILFFVLYLLLEIPLSLITDAMPKALKSVGIIKSSKGWLPLTLDTGLPFILILLLDAFISDITITWQGAMIFSLVTGIISRKVKESEKEPPVWIVLKSKK, encoded by the coding sequence ATGAACAAGATGAAAAGAATAATGATTCCATTCGTTATTGTTCTCATTATCTTAGTAGGATTAACTATATTCGAATTTTTCGTTTTGCACTTGCTAGGTTTGCAGTATAAATCCGCTGGTGGTTTAATATTATTCTTTGTTCTATATCTACTCCTAGAAATACCTCTCTCATTGATTACAGATGCAATGCCTAAAGCATTAAAATCGGTGGGGATTATTAAATCAAGCAAAGGATGGTTACCCCTAACTTTGGATACAGGGTTGCCATTTATTTTAATCCTATTACTTGATGCCTTCATCAGCGATATAACGATAACATGGCAAGGAGCTATGATATTCTCATTAGTTACCGGAATCATTAGTAGGAAGGTAAAAGAGAGTGAAAAGGAGCCGCCAGTCTGGATAGTATTGAAATCGAAAAAATGA